The Cellulomonas sp. S1-8 genome has a window encoding:
- a CDS encoding DivIVA domain-containing protein gives MLTAEDVLNQKFSSTKFVEGYDQDEVDDFLDEVVATLRAGEAGIAMVAPVTPDTVLKKRFQATKFREGYDMQQVDDLLERVRVTLQERPPTLAPAPAAAPPPPPPSSVVAPPLTDASTHTPGLVPPRPSWWRRLFGA, from the coding sequence ATGCTGACCGCCGAGGACGTCCTCAACCAGAAGTTCTCCTCCACCAAGTTCGTCGAGGGGTACGACCAGGACGAGGTCGACGACTTCCTCGACGAGGTGGTCGCGACGCTGCGGGCCGGTGAGGCCGGCATCGCGATGGTCGCCCCGGTGACCCCCGACACGGTGCTGAAGAAGCGGTTCCAGGCGACGAAGTTCCGCGAGGGGTACGACATGCAGCAGGTCGACGACCTCCTGGAGCGCGTCCGCGTCACGCTGCAGGAGCGCCCGCCGACGCTCGCCCCGGCGCCGGCCGCCGCACCCCCGCCCCCGCCGCCGTCCTCCGTCGTGGCGCCTCCCCTGACCGACGCCTCGACCCACACCCCCGGGCTCGTCCCCCCGCGCCCTTCGTGGTGGCGACGCCTGTTCGGCGCCTGA
- a CDS encoding PLD nuclease N-terminal domain-containing protein: METELMPAAYDIVWSIAVLAVLPLVVAALLRWRGQEATTRVAVAWLLVILLVPALGAAVYLAVTTGRARPDGAQAAGGPAHEGR, from the coding sequence ATGGAGACCGAGCTCATGCCGGCGGCGTACGACATCGTGTGGTCGATCGCCGTGCTGGCCGTCCTGCCGCTCGTGGTCGCCGCGCTGCTGCGGTGGCGGGGACAGGAGGCAACGACCCGAGTTGCCGTCGCGTGGCTGCTCGTGATCCTGCTGGTGCCCGCGCTCGGCGCCGCCGTGTACCTGGCGGTGACGACGGGTCGCGCCCGGCCGGACGGAGCGCAGGCGGCGGGCGGACCCGCGCACGAGGGTCGGTAG
- a CDS encoding type IV toxin-antitoxin system AbiEi family antitoxin domain-containing protein, whose translation MDRTAALPPHAFTLDEASAAGFNARTVQRLAADGRLERLAHGLYQRPETATYDTDLYSAATRAPDATLCLTSALAHHALIDAIPARIGLALPRGTRRPATAGTISWHLFDAETFTVGRTTTQITGTSAVVGLYSAERSIVDAFRLRGVVGYETGIEALRTWLRRRGSTPAALLSVARALPRAQGPLREALTYLT comes from the coding sequence ATGGATCGCACTGCGGCGCTACCCCCTCACGCCTTCACCTTGGACGAGGCATCCGCAGCAGGCTTCAACGCCCGGACCGTCCAGCGTCTCGCTGCCGACGGTCGGCTCGAACGACTCGCCCATGGCCTGTACCAACGCCCCGAGACAGCCACCTACGACACGGACCTGTACTCCGCCGCGACGCGCGCGCCCGACGCCACGCTCTGCCTGACGTCCGCGCTCGCGCACCACGCACTCATCGACGCCATCCCCGCGAGGATCGGTCTCGCCCTGCCGCGCGGCACCCGCCGCCCCGCCACAGCAGGAACGATCTCGTGGCACCTCTTCGACGCGGAGACGTTCACCGTCGGACGCACCACCACCCAGATCACCGGCACGAGCGCGGTCGTCGGCCTGTACAGCGCTGAGCGTTCCATCGTCGATGCGTTCCGGCTGCGCGGCGTGGTCGGCTACGAGACCGGCATCGAAGCCCTCCGAACGTGGCTCCGACGACGCGGGAGCACGCCTGCCGCGCTGTTGAGCGTCGCCCGCGCCCTGCCGCGCGCGCAGGGACCACTTCGAGAGGCGCTGACGTACCTCACATGA
- a CDS encoding nucleotidyl transferase AbiEii/AbiGii toxin family protein, with the protein MRPGQTYAALKREAAARERTFGEIVTLYALERFLARLMQTPHRDDFVLKGGVLLAAYGLRRPTRDIDAQLIDQALDEAHVLAVVQAIADVPADDALVLHVDRAWVEPIRDKDEYGGLRVHLPAHVHTFDVRTFKFPSFQQRAQVVTMRLEDLTPEQRAELEQLGATAADRFEALEPDEVTLARVEDLPPSAARVRDSSTSGSGE; encoded by the coding sequence ATGAGACCCGGGCAGACGTACGCCGCCCTCAAGCGCGAAGCCGCGGCACGGGAGCGGACGTTCGGCGAGATCGTCACGCTGTACGCCTTGGAGCGGTTCCTCGCGCGCCTGATGCAGACGCCGCACCGGGACGACTTCGTGCTCAAGGGAGGAGTGCTGCTGGCGGCGTACGGGCTGCGTCGCCCCACTCGCGACATCGACGCCCAGCTCATCGACCAGGCCCTCGACGAAGCCCACGTGCTGGCGGTCGTGCAGGCGATCGCTGACGTGCCGGCCGACGATGCGCTGGTTCTGCATGTCGACAGGGCGTGGGTCGAGCCGATCCGCGACAAGGACGAGTACGGCGGTCTGCGGGTGCACCTCCCGGCGCACGTGCACACCTTCGACGTCCGGACCTTCAAGTTCCCGAGTTTCCAGCAGCGAGCACAGGTGGTGACGATGAGGCTCGAAGACCTGACCCCAGAGCAGCGCGCCGAGCTCGAGCAGCTCGGCGCGACCGCGGCGGACCGATTCGAGGCGCTCGAACCTGACGAGGTCACCCTCGCGCGCGTGGAGGACCTGCCCCCCAGCGCCGCTCGTGTACGCGATTCATCGACCAGCGGCTCTGGAGAATGA
- a CDS encoding toxin, translated as MRVHSSALKHGVAAEDAVQAAEWSLWIETLDDDGPPYRELRLGFDTRARLLETVVLVLDGVDELVIHAMPARRKYLDLLP; from the coding sequence GTGAGGGTTCACAGCAGCGCACTCAAGCACGGCGTCGCAGCGGAGGACGCGGTCCAGGCCGCTGAGTGGTCGCTCTGGATCGAGACCCTGGACGACGACGGTCCGCCCTACCGCGAGCTGCGCCTCGGCTTCGACACCCGCGCGCGCCTGCTCGAGACGGTCGTGCTCGTGCTCGACGGCGTTGACGAGCTCGTCATCCATGCGATGCCGGCACGCAGGAAGTACCTCGACCTACTGCCGTAG
- a CDS encoding ribbon-helix-helix protein, CopG family produces the protein MVSDEQIQQWADEAEQGYDVDALKHRGRGRPGRGAEPMQVVAVRLTAEELDALDTAAAKQDMTRSEAIRAALAHFAA, from the coding sequence ATGGTGAGCGACGAACAGATCCAGCAGTGGGCCGATGAGGCCGAGCAGGGTTACGACGTCGACGCACTGAAGCACCGAGGGCGTGGGCGCCCCGGCCGCGGCGCCGAGCCCATGCAGGTCGTGGCCGTCCGGCTGACAGCCGAAGAGCTGGACGCCCTGGACACGGCAGCGGCGAAGCAGGACATGACCCGGTCCGAGGCAATCCGGGCGGCTCTTGCCCATTTCGCTGCGTGA
- a CDS encoding FMN-dependent NADH-azoreductase, with translation MTVLRVDATIQGDRSASSELADVVLDQLVAAHPDAPVVRRHLGRDPLPADAWAAAVSAGFTPEAERTDLQRAGLATAEQVARELQEATSVVLAMPLYNWGVSQHVKTWVDLAIAGAPYGSRLLDGTPTVLVTTRGGAYGEGTPRHGWDHNTDYLRRLLAEVWGADLTVIERELTLVGVNPAMDAFTEAAALLHKQAQEAAAEAGGMLAARRAA, from the coding sequence ATGACCGTCCTCCGCGTCGACGCCACCATCCAGGGCGACCGCTCCGCAAGCAGCGAGCTCGCCGACGTCGTGCTCGACCAGCTGGTCGCCGCCCACCCGGACGCGCCCGTGGTGCGTCGCCACCTTGGCCGGGACCCGCTGCCCGCAGACGCGTGGGCCGCCGCCGTCTCCGCCGGCTTCACCCCCGAGGCCGAGCGCACGGACCTCCAGCGTGCGGGCCTCGCGACCGCCGAGCAGGTCGCCCGCGAGCTGCAGGAGGCGACGAGCGTCGTGCTCGCCATGCCGCTGTACAACTGGGGCGTCTCCCAGCACGTCAAGACGTGGGTCGACCTCGCGATCGCCGGCGCGCCCTACGGCAGCCGACTGCTCGACGGCACGCCGACCGTCCTGGTCACCACCCGCGGCGGGGCGTACGGCGAGGGCACGCCGCGCCACGGCTGGGACCACAACACCGACTACCTGCGCCGCCTGCTCGCCGAGGTCTGGGGCGCCGACCTCACCGTCATCGAACGCGAGCTGACCCTCGTCGGCGTGAACCCGGCGATGGACGCGTTCACCGAGGCCGCCGCACTGCTGCACAAGCAGGCACAGGAGGCCGCTGCCGAGGCGGGGGGCATGCTCGCGGCGCGCCGGGCCGCGTGA
- a CDS encoding MarR family winged helix-turn-helix transcriptional regulator, whose translation MTPERLREPDADAVVDAADAAPADVTDAAVPWLSAEQQEQWWEVATLVMTLPGLLDAQLRRDAGVNLFEYHVLAALSEVPSHTLVLSDLAALARGSLSRLSHALTRLERAGYVTRAACTDRGVRRVEATLTAAGYARLERIAPGHVREVRRLVVDAITPEQLAALADASRAVNAAIDADPHEECTGGDAC comes from the coding sequence GTGACCCCTGAGCGGCTCCGCGAGCCCGACGCCGATGCCGTCGTCGACGCCGCTGACGCCGCGCCCGCCGACGTCACCGACGCTGCGGTGCCGTGGCTGTCCGCCGAGCAGCAGGAGCAGTGGTGGGAGGTCGCCACCTTGGTCATGACCCTGCCAGGGTTGCTCGACGCCCAGCTCCGCCGGGACGCCGGGGTCAACCTCTTCGAGTACCACGTGCTCGCGGCGCTCTCGGAGGTCCCGTCGCACACCCTCGTGCTGAGCGACCTCGCGGCCCTCGCGCGCGGCTCGCTCTCACGGCTCTCGCACGCTCTCACCCGTCTGGAGCGCGCCGGCTACGTCACGAGGGCCGCCTGCACCGACCGCGGCGTCCGGCGCGTCGAGGCCACGCTCACCGCCGCCGGGTACGCGCGGCTCGAGAGGATCGCGCCAGGTCACGTGCGCGAGGTGCGCCGCCTCGTCGTGGACGCGATCACACCTGAACAGCTCGCCGCCCTCGCCGACGCCTCACGCGCGGTCAACGCCGCGATCGACGCGGATCCGCACGAGGAGTGCACGGGCGGCGACGCCTGCTAG
- a CDS encoding DinB family protein, whose amino-acid sequence MTTYSRTTEFEGATFVRASFKGATVRFSDVSRVTMRGVDVDGLDIDSHDLMFGTLIVNGVDVVPLVEAELNRQFPGRELQKAQTPEGLRDGWVAVQAAWATTVANTPPGLVDAHVEDEWSLAQTLRHLVLATDAWLRGAILRTPQPFHELGQIFTGAEAMGFDMSIFRVGPPTYDEILAVRAERQQMVTDFLATATTELLAEERDNPWGGGDWHPTVGDCVRVILEEEWAHLRYVRRDLALLRASDGGRPPGAPIDSPASDTSA is encoded by the coding sequence ATGACGACCTACTCCCGCACCACGGAGTTCGAGGGCGCGACCTTCGTCCGGGCGAGCTTCAAGGGCGCCACCGTGCGATTCTCCGACGTCAGCCGCGTGACCATGCGCGGCGTCGACGTGGACGGGCTCGACATCGACAGCCACGACCTGATGTTCGGCACGCTCATCGTCAACGGCGTCGACGTGGTCCCCCTCGTGGAGGCCGAGCTGAACCGGCAGTTCCCGGGTCGTGAGCTGCAGAAGGCCCAGACCCCCGAGGGTCTGCGCGACGGGTGGGTCGCCGTCCAGGCCGCGTGGGCGACGACGGTTGCGAACACGCCGCCAGGCCTGGTCGACGCCCACGTCGAGGACGAGTGGTCCTTGGCCCAGACCCTGCGGCACCTGGTCCTGGCGACCGACGCCTGGCTGCGCGGCGCGATCCTGCGGACACCGCAGCCGTTCCACGAGCTCGGCCAGATCTTCACCGGCGCCGAGGCGATGGGCTTCGACATGTCGATCTTCCGCGTCGGCCCGCCGACTTACGACGAGATCCTCGCGGTGCGAGCCGAGCGGCAGCAGATGGTGACCGACTTCCTGGCCACCGCCACGACGGAGCTGCTCGCCGAGGAGCGCGACAACCCGTGGGGCGGTGGCGACTGGCACCCGACCGTCGGGGACTGCGTCCGCGTGATCCTGGAGGAGGAGTGGGCGCACCTGCGGTACGTCCGACGTGATCTCGCACTTCTGCGTGCCTCCGACGGGGGCCGGCCGCCGGGTGCACCGATCGACTCGCCGGCGTCGGACACCAGCGCCTAG
- a CDS encoding CGNR zinc finger domain-containing protein, translating to MAGLLEAWVSDGGGPGVAPQPLEVVRGLLNTDDRYHGVDRLGDGPVELVTFRDAVRTYVTTGDTDALEVLAARYPLTVTLESNADGTSHPRLTPAPGTADGLTSAVARLFVIMCETHSAGTWQRLKVCSNPECQWVFYDASRNRSGRWCAMGECGDVFKARAYRERRRVGRQDTAR from the coding sequence GTGGCGGGACTGCTCGAGGCGTGGGTGAGCGACGGCGGTGGTCCGGGTGTCGCCCCTCAGCCGTTGGAGGTCGTGCGGGGACTGCTCAACACCGACGACCGCTACCACGGTGTCGACCGCCTGGGCGACGGACCGGTCGAGCTGGTGACGTTCCGGGACGCGGTGCGGACGTACGTGACGACGGGCGACACCGACGCGCTCGAGGTCCTCGCCGCCCGGTACCCGCTCACCGTCACGCTCGAGTCGAACGCGGACGGCACGTCCCATCCACGCCTCACCCCCGCGCCCGGGACGGCGGACGGGCTCACCTCCGCAGTCGCGCGACTGTTCGTCATCATGTGCGAGACGCACTCGGCCGGGACGTGGCAGCGGCTCAAGGTGTGCAGCAACCCGGAGTGCCAGTGGGTGTTCTACGACGCGTCGCGCAACCGGTCAGGACGCTGGTGCGCGATGGGCGAGTGCGGAGACGTCTTCAAGGCCAGGGCGTACCGGGAACGCCGCCGCGTGGGCCGGCAGGACACGGCCCGTTGA
- a CDS encoding alpha/beta fold hydrolase encodes MPTRLGVLAVHEHASPDPSAPVALLWHSMFADSSSWAEVVPLLTPHRRLLVVDGPGYGESAPLTRVSSIGESAEAGEAVLDHLGLDSVDWVGNAWGGHAGMHLAATSPERIRTLVTISSPVNALSRSQLRQVRLLTGLVAALGPVRPIRDIIAKVQLVQPRGPHRPVLDAALRRPSRRSVATTVRSFILHRTDLSWALPQIAAPTLVVATEDRYDWTPERAQAYARELPDGAFATIAGTNIVAPLEQPEATAAVVRTFWAERAGNAT; translated from the coding sequence GTGCCGACGCGCCTCGGTGTCCTTGCCGTCCACGAGCACGCCTCACCCGACCCCAGCGCTCCGGTGGCCCTGCTGTGGCACAGCATGTTCGCCGACTCGTCCTCGTGGGCCGAGGTCGTCCCGCTCCTGACCCCTCACCGTCGGCTGCTGGTGGTCGACGGTCCCGGGTACGGCGAGAGCGCGCCGCTGACGCGGGTGAGCAGCATCGGCGAGAGCGCCGAGGCGGGCGAGGCGGTGCTCGACCATCTCGGCCTGGACTCGGTCGACTGGGTCGGCAACGCCTGGGGCGGGCACGCCGGGATGCACCTGGCCGCCACGAGCCCGGAACGCATCCGCACGCTGGTGACGATCAGCTCGCCCGTCAACGCGCTGTCCCGGTCGCAGCTGCGGCAGGTCCGGCTGCTCACGGGACTGGTGGCAGCGCTGGGGCCGGTCCGCCCGATCCGCGACATCATCGCCAAGGTGCAGCTGGTGCAGCCCCGTGGTCCGCACCGACCGGTCCTGGATGCCGCCCTCCGCAGGCCGTCACGACGGAGTGTGGCCACGACGGTCCGCTCCTTCATCCTCCACAGGACGGACCTGTCCTGGGCGCTGCCACAGATCGCGGCGCCCACCCTGGTCGTCGCGACGGAGGACCGCTACGACTGGACGCCCGAACGTGCGCAGGCCTACGCCCGGGAGCTGCCGGACGGCGCGTTCGCCACCATCGCCGGGACGAACATCGTGGCCCCGCTCGAGCAGCCGGAGGCCACGGCGGCCGTCGTCCGGACGTTCTGGGCCGAGCGTGCGGGGAACGCCACGTGA
- the trxA gene encoding thioredoxin produces the protein MRGPGPVPATSVVAGERRHGPSQPWPVTDATFVDEVLRADRPVLVDFWAPWCGPCRLVVPLLEEIAADQAGWIHVRTLNVDENPVTTAAYGILSMPTLLAFADGELVQAVVGARPRQVLRAELAAVLRPR, from the coding sequence GTGAGGGGTCCGGGACCCGTCCCCGCCACGAGCGTGGTGGCCGGTGAGCGACGGCACGGGCCGTCCCAGCCGTGGCCGGTGACCGACGCGACGTTCGTCGACGAGGTGCTGCGGGCCGACCGGCCGGTGCTGGTGGACTTCTGGGCGCCCTGGTGCGGCCCCTGCCGGCTGGTGGTCCCGCTGCTGGAGGAGATCGCCGCCGACCAGGCCGGCTGGATCCACGTGCGCACGCTGAACGTCGACGAGAACCCGGTCACCACGGCCGCCTACGGCATCCTCTCGATGCCTACCCTGCTCGCCTTCGCTGACGGCGAGCTCGTCCAGGCAGTGGTCGGCGCGCGACCCCGACAGGTCCTTCGTGCAGAGCTGGCAGCCGTGCTACGCCCCCGGTGA